A region from the Cryptosporangium arvum DSM 44712 genome encodes:
- a CDS encoding SpoIID/LytB domain-containing protein: MSRSTGMLRRSVLLPAAALVAAMIGGGLASPAEAAAPTANATAVSTTGISVYGAGFGHGRGLSQYGAKAAAKQGLPAAKIAGFYYPGAALTAKGNPSLRVRLSAIDGGHFTFSPVTGTSVTGVVATAANGRKVSLPAQPGWHVARSGANYVVQKKVGTAWKTAYTLAAPVRFSGPKTLKLTYSKAKSDCRGGTTLTFTGSLTASVIEGAPRYVATMPMDTYLRGVVASEMPSSWPAAALQAQTLSARTYATAKISASRYYDVIDTQQNQCWDGALSETAATNAAIAATAGKVLTVGGKVISAEFSSDSGGYTASGGASYLPTKADPFSLASGSPAVNWVKAVTPAQLAALDGAGGLLKVTAVKVTKRSSGGRWGGRVDSLALTGTVAGGKTRTIAITGTTFRVKLGLKSTYLGFTK; encoded by the coding sequence ATGTCCCGTTCCACCGGCATGCTCCGTCGTAGCGTCCTCCTGCCCGCCGCCGCGCTCGTCGCGGCGATGATCGGCGGAGGGCTCGCGTCTCCGGCCGAGGCGGCCGCACCCACGGCCAACGCCACCGCGGTGTCGACGACCGGCATCAGCGTCTACGGCGCCGGCTTCGGTCACGGCCGGGGGCTGAGCCAGTACGGCGCGAAGGCCGCGGCCAAGCAGGGCCTCCCGGCGGCGAAGATCGCCGGCTTCTACTACCCCGGCGCGGCGCTGACCGCGAAGGGCAACCCGTCGCTGCGGGTCCGGCTCTCCGCGATCGACGGCGGGCACTTCACGTTCTCGCCCGTCACCGGCACGAGCGTGACCGGCGTCGTCGCCACCGCCGCGAACGGCAGGAAGGTGTCGCTCCCGGCGCAGCCCGGCTGGCACGTCGCCCGCAGCGGCGCGAACTACGTCGTCCAGAAGAAGGTCGGCACGGCCTGGAAGACCGCCTACACGCTCGCCGCCCCGGTGAGGTTCAGCGGGCCGAAGACGCTCAAGCTCACCTACAGCAAGGCCAAGTCCGACTGCCGCGGCGGGACGACGCTGACGTTCACCGGGTCGCTGACCGCGTCGGTGATCGAGGGTGCTCCGCGCTACGTCGCGACGATGCCGATGGACACCTACCTCCGTGGCGTGGTGGCGTCCGAGATGCCCTCCAGCTGGCCGGCCGCCGCCCTCCAGGCCCAGACGCTGTCCGCCCGCACCTACGCCACCGCGAAGATCTCCGCGTCGCGCTACTACGACGTCATCGACACCCAGCAGAACCAGTGCTGGGACGGCGCTCTCTCGGAGACCGCGGCCACCAACGCCGCGATCGCCGCGACCGCGGGCAAGGTGCTCACGGTCGGCGGCAAGGTCATCAGCGCCGAGTTCTCGTCCGACAGCGGCGGCTACACCGCCAGCGGCGGCGCCAGCTACCTGCCGACCAAGGCCGACCCGTTCTCCCTGGCCTCCGGTTCACCCGCGGTCAACTGGGTCAAGGCCGTCACCCCGGCGCAGCTGGCCGCGCTCGACGGCGCCGGTGGCCTGCTGAAGGTCACCGCGGTGAAGGTGACGAAGCGCTCGAGCGGCGGACGCTGGGGCGGACGCGTGGACTCGCTCGCGCTGACCGGAACGGTGGCCGGCGGCAAGACCAGGACGATCGCGATCACCGGCACCACGTTCCGCGTGAAGCTCGGCCTGAAGAGCACGTACCTCGGCTTCACGAAGTAG
- a CDS encoding YibE/F family protein, with translation MRVPLRGVWRPVLVVIVPIALLTIVGMVLLWPSGAGTAADETQYVDATVRTVVHAPCEASDEAALAAGRTDCGAVVLRVTSGPDAGQDVTTDVPAGPGAPEVSEGDDVVLLYLPDTPVGEPYQIADHQRGDQLWVLAAAFVLAVVAFGRWRGLSALAGLAVTFAVLLLFVVPAILDGQPPLLVAIVGSAAIMLAVLYLTHGVGTSTSVAVIGTLTSLALTGALSWLAVRALHLTGVADEQAGYLGVTHDVNLQGLLLAGILIGSLGVLDDVTVTQVATVDELARADPGYGFAPLYRAATRVGRAHIASVVNTIILAYAGASLPLLILITDSGQSLGRVLTNQLVAQELVRSAVGTLGLISAVPITTALAALTARRRHPTERPEKPEAPPATTPNTDHLAALAREDHDSAW, from the coding sequence ATGCGTGTTCCGTTGCGCGGGGTCTGGCGCCCCGTTCTGGTGGTCATCGTCCCGATCGCGCTGCTGACGATCGTCGGCATGGTGTTGCTCTGGCCATCGGGGGCGGGAACCGCCGCCGACGAGACGCAGTACGTGGACGCGACCGTGCGCACGGTCGTGCACGCACCCTGCGAGGCTTCCGACGAGGCGGCCCTGGCGGCGGGGCGGACCGACTGCGGCGCGGTCGTGCTCCGGGTCACCAGCGGCCCGGACGCCGGTCAGGACGTCACCACCGACGTCCCGGCCGGCCCCGGCGCACCGGAGGTCAGCGAGGGCGACGACGTCGTGCTGCTGTACCTGCCTGACACACCGGTGGGTGAGCCGTACCAGATCGCCGACCACCAGCGCGGCGACCAGCTCTGGGTGCTCGCGGCCGCGTTCGTGCTCGCGGTGGTCGCGTTCGGGCGCTGGCGCGGGCTGAGCGCGCTCGCCGGTCTCGCGGTGACGTTCGCGGTGCTGCTGCTGTTCGTGGTGCCGGCGATCCTGGACGGTCAGCCGCCGCTGCTGGTGGCGATCGTCGGTTCGGCGGCGATCATGCTCGCGGTGCTGTACCTGACCCACGGCGTCGGCACCTCCACGTCGGTGGCGGTGATCGGCACCCTGACCAGCCTCGCGCTCACCGGTGCGCTGTCCTGGCTCGCGGTGCGCGCGCTGCACCTGACCGGCGTCGCCGACGAGCAGGCCGGCTACCTCGGGGTCACCCACGACGTGAACCTCCAGGGGCTGCTGCTGGCCGGGATCCTGATCGGTTCGCTCGGCGTGCTCGACGACGTCACGGTGACCCAGGTGGCGACCGTCGACGAACTCGCGCGGGCCGACCCCGGGTACGGCTTCGCCCCGCTCTACCGGGCCGCGACCCGGGTCGGCCGGGCGCACATCGCCTCGGTCGTCAACACGATCATCCTGGCCTACGCCGGCGCGTCGCTGCCGCTGCTGATCCTGATCACCGACAGCGGCCAGAGCCTGGGGCGGGTGCTGACCAACCAGCTCGTCGCCCAGGAGCTGGTCCGCAGCGCGGTCGGCACGCTGGGCCTGATCTCGGCCGTGCCGATCACGACCGCGCTCGCCGCGCTCACCGCCCGCCGTCGCCACCCCACGGAACGACCCGAAAAGCCCGAAGCGCCCCCGGCGACGACGCCGAACACCGACCACCTCGCGGCCCTCGCGCGCGAAGACCACGACAGCGCGTGGTGA
- a CDS encoding GGDEF domain-containing protein, whose protein sequence is MRRVPAVLVPVFAAACGLPAAFRPGSTFAHLCYLIGFGTLVALGWMRLRTLSGPQRRGYGYIVAALSVWLVGDLLQDLLRWIFDGTRDVSPADLLWISGYPLLGIGLLRLVRLRAPTRLREAVLDALAMATVMAWLCWQFVILPAVEHERLSPAVVVGAIYPLGDVLLFAAGAILVLAPGSKRGPTRYLIAALAIALIGDIAISMLPTLVDDLSRIVQADRLDGILLLSNSLYVAAVLHPDAARIAEPDSSREERLHPARVIFLGIALAALPMFAGLQAIDGVAGRVSLLVSIAVLTALILVRFVLVVREQESVRAMLAHQAHHDQLTGLANRQALHAALDLALNRARDLRSPYAPVLFYLDLDGFKQVNDRYGHAAGDFVLAEFARRLKGELRTGDVAARLGGDEFVVLAENITSDAEAQALADRLRGLTDEPVTRSDDEAYSIGVSVGVAAAGTVDPVDSDTLLAAADGNMYTQKNHPRRSFPPDLVSA, encoded by the coding sequence ATGAGACGTGTCCCCGCGGTGCTCGTACCGGTCTTCGCCGCTGCCTGCGGCCTGCCGGCCGCGTTCCGGCCGGGGAGTACGTTCGCCCACCTCTGCTATCTGATCGGTTTCGGCACGCTCGTCGCGCTCGGCTGGATGCGGCTGCGCACGCTCTCGGGGCCGCAGCGCCGGGGCTACGGGTACATCGTCGCCGCGCTGAGCGTCTGGCTCGTCGGGGACCTGCTGCAGGACCTGCTGCGGTGGATCTTCGACGGGACCAGGGACGTCTCCCCCGCCGATCTGCTGTGGATCAGCGGCTACCCGCTGCTCGGGATCGGGCTGCTGCGCCTGGTGCGGTTGCGCGCGCCCACCCGGTTACGCGAGGCCGTGCTCGACGCCCTGGCGATGGCCACCGTGATGGCCTGGCTGTGCTGGCAGTTCGTCATCCTGCCCGCGGTGGAGCACGAGCGGCTCTCACCGGCCGTCGTGGTCGGAGCGATCTATCCGCTGGGCGACGTCCTGCTGTTCGCCGCCGGTGCGATCCTGGTGCTGGCGCCCGGCTCGAAGCGCGGCCCCACGCGCTACCTGATCGCCGCGCTCGCGATCGCCCTGATCGGCGACATCGCGATCTCGATGCTCCCCACGCTCGTCGACGACCTGTCGCGGATCGTGCAGGCCGACCGCCTCGACGGCATCCTGCTGCTCTCGAACAGCCTCTACGTCGCCGCGGTGCTGCACCCCGACGCCGCGCGCATCGCCGAGCCCGACAGCTCCCGCGAGGAGCGGCTGCACCCGGCGCGCGTGATCTTCCTCGGCATCGCGCTGGCGGCGCTGCCGATGTTCGCCGGGCTCCAGGCGATCGACGGTGTCGCCGGGCGGGTGTCGCTGCTCGTCTCGATCGCCGTGCTGACCGCGTTGATCCTGGTCCGGTTCGTGCTCGTGGTCCGCGAGCAGGAGTCGGTCCGGGCGATGCTGGCCCATCAGGCCCACCACGACCAGCTCACCGGGCTGGCGAACCGGCAGGCTCTGCACGCCGCGCTCGACCTCGCGCTCAACCGGGCCCGCGACCTGCGCTCGCCCTACGCTCCGGTGCTGTTCTACCTCGACCTCGACGGGTTCAAGCAGGTCAACGACCGCTACGGCCACGCGGCCGGCGACTTCGTCCTGGCCGAGTTCGCCCGCCGGCTCAAAGGCGAACTGCGCACGGGCGACGTCGCGGCGCGGCTCGGCGGGGACGAGTTCGTCGTGCTCGCGGAGAACATCACCAGCGACGCCGAGGCGCAGGCGCTCGCCGACCGGCTGCGTGGCCTCACCGACGAGCCGGTGACCCGCTCGGACGACGAGGCGTACTCGATCGGGGTGAGCGTCGGCGTCGCCGCGGCGGGCACGGTCGACCCGGTGGACTCCGACACGCTGCTCGCCGCGGCCGACGGCAACATGTACACGCAGAAGAACCATCCCCGGCGCAGCTTCCCCCCGGATCTCGTGTCGGCCTGA
- a CDS encoding RNA polymerase sigma factor: MTSDERFRRIYAAHFDALLAYAIRRVEQPEDAADVVAEAFVVVWRRRGDVPPDDEVRMWLYGVARRVLANHHRGRARRDRLGERLRQRLRAVVPTDPGSDVPHRLVLRAALARLSALDREVLMLTFWEGLEPREIATVLGLSAPTVRARLSRARRRLRELVGHDLGPPGHELGVRTGRTPEEGR; encoded by the coding sequence GTGACCTCCGACGAGCGTTTCCGGCGGATCTACGCCGCGCACTTCGACGCGCTTCTCGCGTACGCGATCCGCCGCGTCGAGCAGCCCGAGGACGCGGCGGACGTCGTCGCCGAGGCATTCGTGGTGGTGTGGCGGCGCCGCGGCGACGTGCCACCGGACGACGAGGTGCGGATGTGGCTCTACGGGGTGGCCCGGCGGGTGCTGGCCAACCACCACCGGGGCCGGGCCCGCCGGGACCGTCTCGGCGAACGACTGCGCCAGCGGCTGCGTGCGGTCGTGCCCACCGACCCGGGGAGCGACGTGCCGCACCGCCTGGTGCTGCGGGCCGCGCTGGCGCGGCTGAGCGCGCTCGACCGCGAGGTCCTGATGCTGACGTTCTGGGAAGGGCTCGAGCCGCGCGAGATCGCCACCGTCCTGGGGCTGAGCGCGCCGACCGTGCGGGCGCGCCTGTCCCGGGCGCGTCGCCGGCTGCGCGAACTCGTCGGTCACGACCTCGGGCCACCCGGACATGAACTCGGTGTCAGGACAGGACGCACCCCCGAGGAGGGCAGATGA
- a CDS encoding SRPBCC family protein, whose translation MDLTHHFHVPAGIDEAWAHFQNVSEVATCFPGAQVTSVDGDEFTGSCKVKLGPIALVYNGSGSFSQRDESKHTLVVEAKGRDKRGNGTASATATLRMAEAEGGGTDVEVVTDLAITGKPAQFGRGLIQDVSDKLLGQFVECLGRQLGPEADEPPEPAASPVSGSSAPSAPAGAAPDGPVSDGPVSAGGGSAAAAPAAAPAAAAPAAAPAAPAAAASQSPARAVRPAPPQPEALDLGATVLPVLARAYWKPALAVVVALAVLFRLLRRRSG comes from the coding sequence ATGGACCTGACCCACCACTTCCACGTCCCCGCCGGGATCGACGAGGCCTGGGCGCACTTCCAGAACGTGTCCGAAGTGGCCACGTGCTTCCCCGGCGCGCAGGTGACGTCGGTCGACGGGGACGAGTTCACCGGCTCGTGCAAGGTGAAGCTCGGGCCGATCGCGCTCGTCTACAACGGGAGCGGCTCGTTCTCCCAGCGTGACGAGAGCAAGCACACGCTCGTCGTGGAAGCGAAGGGACGGGACAAACGGGGCAACGGCACGGCATCGGCCACCGCGACGCTGCGGATGGCCGAGGCCGAGGGCGGCGGCACCGACGTCGAGGTGGTGACCGACCTGGCCATCACCGGGAAACCGGCGCAGTTCGGGCGCGGCCTGATCCAGGACGTGTCCGACAAGCTGCTGGGGCAGTTCGTCGAGTGCCTGGGCCGGCAACTCGGGCCCGAGGCCGACGAGCCCCCGGAGCCGGCGGCTTCGCCGGTCTCCGGGTCGTCCGCGCCGAGCGCCCCGGCCGGTGCCGCGCCGGACGGCCCGGTGTCGGACGGCCCGGTGTCGGCCGGGGGCGGATCGGCGGCGGCGGCACCCGCGGCTGCACCGGCGGCGGCGGCACCCGCGGCCGCACCGGCCGCACCGGCCGCGGCTGCGTCGCAGTCGCCGGCCCGGGCGGTGCGGCCCGCTCCGCCGCAGCCGGAGGCCCTGGACCTCGGGGCGACCGTGCTGCCGGTGCTGGCCCGCGCCTACTGGAAGCCGGCGCTGGCCGTGGTCGTGGCGCTCGCGGTGCTGTTCCGCCTGCTGCGCCGCCGATCAGGCTGA
- a CDS encoding FAD binding domain-containing protein: MIPVQFDYLAPATLEEAVAALSQHGDDAKILAGGQSLLPVLRMRLNAPEVLIDLGKIPSLRGVRDEGDAIVIGAMTEHSVVGADPLVAEHAGLVSKAVEHLADAQIRHRGTFGGALAHADPAGDLGGPVLALGGEFVVAGPGGTRTVPAAEFFTGLFETAIGDDEILTEVRIPKHTGWGAHHAKFVRIAHQWPIVAVAATVRVSGGVIEEAKIALANMGSTPLRASAVESALAGAAVTAEAVGAAAEQAAEGTSPPSDLNGDAEYRKHLARVLTRRAVLAAAGA, encoded by the coding sequence GTGATTCCGGTTCAGTTCGACTACCTGGCACCGGCCACGCTGGAGGAAGCGGTCGCCGCGCTCTCCCAGCACGGCGACGACGCGAAGATCCTGGCCGGCGGTCAGAGCCTGCTGCCGGTCCTGCGGATGCGCCTGAACGCTCCCGAGGTGCTCATCGACCTCGGCAAGATCCCGTCGCTGCGCGGGGTCCGCGACGAGGGCGACGCGATCGTGATCGGGGCGATGACCGAACACTCGGTCGTCGGCGCCGACCCGCTGGTGGCCGAACACGCGGGGCTCGTCAGCAAGGCCGTGGAGCACCTGGCCGACGCCCAGATCCGGCACCGGGGAACGTTCGGCGGGGCGCTTGCCCACGCCGACCCGGCCGGTGACCTGGGCGGACCGGTGCTCGCGCTGGGCGGGGAGTTCGTCGTCGCGGGGCCGGGCGGCACCCGGACGGTACCCGCCGCCGAGTTCTTCACCGGCCTGTTCGAGACCGCGATCGGTGACGACGAGATCCTCACCGAGGTGCGGATCCCGAAGCACACCGGCTGGGGCGCCCACCACGCGAAGTTCGTGCGGATCGCGCACCAGTGGCCGATCGTCGCGGTGGCCGCGACCGTGCGGGTCTCCGGTGGCGTCATCGAGGAAGCGAAGATCGCGCTGGCGAACATGGGGTCGACGCCCCTGCGGGCGTCCGCGGTGGAGTCCGCGCTGGCCGGAGCGGCGGTCACCGCCGAGGCGGTGGGCGCGGCGGCCGAGCAGGCCGCGGAGGGCACCAGCCCGCCGTCGGATCTCAACGGCGACGCCGAGTATCGCAAGCACCTGGCGCGGGTACTCACGAGGCGAGCTGTGCTGGCCGCCGCGGGAGCGTGA
- a CDS encoding xanthine dehydrogenase family protein molybdopterin-binding subunit, whose amino-acid sequence MTAVEERPSTPAAEIGRDRRRKEDQRLITGRTRWTDNIVLPGMLHLAMVRSPFAHARIVSVDTSEAAGAPNVVSVITGRDVAEEQGGLPNAWPITPDQVTPVHPPIAVDRATFAGEVVAVVAARTAAAARDAAELVDVEYEELPAALDLRAAVEDGAVLAHPDLGTNKSALWVFDSATAGTGGDVEAAIAAARDGGIVLEREYRQQRLIPAFMEPRSVVVDPTGEQVTMWSATQIPHILRFLLAAVTGISESKVRVIAPDVGGGFGGKLQSTPEEFITFLLARRLGKPVKYTETRSESLVAGHHGRDQWQKLTLAATADGTVTGLKVELLADLGSYVALVGGGVPVLGAFMFNAIYKFPAYHFACQTVLTNKTWTDAYRGAGRPEATFGIERIMDELAAEVGVDPLAIREKNWITHEEFPFTTVAGLTYDSGNYEAATARAKEMFGYDELRAEQAKRRESNDPVQLGIGISTFTEMCGLAPSRVLGSLDYGAGGWEHASVRMLATGKVEVVTGASPHGQGHETAFSQIVADRLGVPFDDIEVLHGDTQISHRGLDTYGSRSLVVGGEAVVRAADKVIEKAKVVAAHLLEASADDLEFTGGRFSVRGTDQGVSIAEVALATFAAHNLPDGVEPSLDSDATYDPVNFSFPHGTHLCAIEVDTETGALKMRKYVACDDIGTVINPLIVAGQVHGGLVQGIAQALWEEAVYDEAGTLVSGSFVDYLLPTAADTITFDIDHTITPATSNTLGTKGVGEAGTIASTPAVVNAVVDAVRHLGVHDIQMPCTPERVWKAINGASAHTPTVEAAAPHFDASEGVDQ is encoded by the coding sequence GTGACCGCCGTCGAGGAGCGCCCGAGCACCCCCGCCGCCGAGATCGGACGTGACCGGCGCCGGAAGGAAGACCAGCGGCTGATCACCGGCCGTACCCGCTGGACCGACAACATCGTGCTGCCCGGCATGCTGCACCTGGCGATGGTGCGCTCGCCGTTCGCGCACGCGCGGATCGTCTCGGTCGACACGTCGGAGGCGGCCGGGGCGCCGAACGTCGTCAGCGTGATCACCGGGCGGGACGTGGCCGAGGAGCAGGGCGGCCTGCCCAACGCGTGGCCGATCACCCCCGACCAGGTCACCCCGGTGCACCCGCCGATCGCGGTCGACCGGGCCACGTTCGCCGGCGAGGTCGTCGCGGTCGTGGCGGCCCGGACGGCCGCGGCGGCCCGCGACGCCGCCGAGCTCGTCGACGTCGAGTACGAGGAGCTGCCGGCCGCGCTCGACCTCCGTGCGGCCGTGGAGGACGGTGCCGTCCTCGCCCACCCCGACCTCGGCACGAACAAGTCGGCGCTCTGGGTGTTCGACTCGGCCACCGCCGGAACCGGCGGTGACGTGGAGGCCGCGATCGCCGCGGCCCGCGACGGCGGCATCGTGCTCGAGCGGGAGTACCGCCAGCAGCGGCTTATCCCGGCGTTCATGGAGCCCCGGTCGGTCGTCGTCGACCCCACCGGCGAGCAGGTCACGATGTGGTCGGCCACCCAGATCCCGCACATCCTGCGGTTCCTGCTGGCCGCGGTGACCGGCATCTCCGAGTCGAAGGTCCGGGTGATCGCGCCCGACGTCGGCGGCGGCTTCGGCGGCAAGCTGCAGTCGACGCCGGAGGAGTTCATCACGTTCCTGCTGGCCCGGCGGCTCGGCAAGCCGGTGAAGTACACCGAGACGCGCTCGGAGTCGCTCGTCGCCGGCCACCACGGCCGCGACCAGTGGCAGAAGCTGACGCTCGCGGCGACCGCGGACGGCACCGTGACCGGGCTGAAGGTCGAGCTGCTCGCCGACCTCGGCTCCTACGTCGCGCTGGTCGGCGGCGGCGTGCCGGTGCTGGGCGCGTTCATGTTCAACGCGATCTACAAGTTCCCCGCGTACCACTTCGCGTGCCAGACCGTGCTCACGAACAAGACCTGGACCGACGCCTACCGCGGCGCCGGCCGCCCGGAGGCCACGTTCGGCATCGAGCGGATCATGGACGAGCTCGCCGCCGAGGTGGGCGTCGACCCGCTGGCGATCCGGGAGAAGAACTGGATCACCCACGAGGAGTTCCCGTTCACCACGGTGGCCGGGCTGACCTACGACTCGGGCAACTACGAGGCCGCGACCGCACGCGCGAAGGAGATGTTCGGCTACGACGAGCTACGTGCCGAACAGGCCAAGCGACGCGAGTCGAACGACCCCGTCCAGCTCGGCATCGGCATCTCGACGTTCACCGAGATGTGCGGGCTCGCACCCTCCCGGGTGCTGGGGTCGCTCGACTACGGCGCCGGGGGCTGGGAACACGCGTCGGTGCGGATGCTCGCGACCGGCAAGGTGGAGGTGGTCACCGGCGCCTCGCCGCACGGGCAGGGCCACGAGACGGCGTTCAGCCAGATCGTCGCCGACCGTCTCGGGGTGCCGTTCGACGACATCGAGGTGCTGCACGGCGACACCCAGATCTCGCACCGCGGGCTGGACACCTACGGGTCCCGGTCGCTGGTGGTGGGCGGCGAGGCCGTGGTCCGCGCGGCCGACAAGGTGATCGAGAAGGCGAAGGTCGTCGCGGCGCACCTGCTGGAGGCCTCGGCCGACGACCTGGAGTTCACCGGCGGCCGGTTCTCGGTCCGCGGCACCGACCAGGGTGTCTCGATCGCCGAGGTGGCGCTGGCGACGTTCGCCGCGCACAACCTCCCGGACGGCGTCGAGCCCTCGCTGGACTCCGACGCGACCTACGACCCGGTCAACTTCAGCTTCCCGCACGGCACCCACCTGTGCGCGATCGAGGTCGACACCGAGACCGGTGCGCTGAAGATGCGTAAGTACGTCGCGTGCGACGACATCGGCACCGTGATCAACCCGCTGATCGTCGCCGGGCAGGTGCACGGCGGGCTCGTGCAGGGCATCGCCCAGGCGCTCTGGGAGGAGGCGGTGTACGACGAGGCCGGGACGCTCGTCAGCGGCTCGTTCGTCGACTACCTGCTGCCGACCGCGGCGGACACGATCACGTTCGACATCGACCACACGATCACGCCGGCGACCAGCAACACGCTCGGCACCAAGGGCGTGGGCGAGGCCGGGACGATCGCGTCGACGCCCGCGGTGGTGAACGCGGTGGTCGACGCCGTGCGCCATCTCGGGGTGCACGACATCCAGATGCCGTGCACGCCGGAGCGGGTGTGGAAGGCGATCAACGGCGCGTCGGCCCACACGCCGACCGTCGAAGCCGCGGCACCGCACTTCGACGCTTCCGAAGGGGTGGACCAGTGA
- a CDS encoding (2Fe-2S)-binding protein, which yields MTRISLKVDGQNVSDDVEPRTLLVHYLREQLGKTGTVIGCDTSNCGACTVHLDGRSVKSCNVLAVQADGSEVTTIEGLATNGRLHPVQEAFRECHGLQCGYCTPGMIMQSVDLLRENPNPTEEDIRLGLEGNLCRCTGYHNIVKAVQYAADNGGGDK from the coding sequence ATGACTCGGATCAGCCTCAAAGTCGACGGCCAGAACGTGTCGGACGATGTCGAACCCCGTACGTTGCTGGTGCACTACCTGCGCGAACAGCTAGGCAAGACCGGCACCGTCATCGGCTGCGACACGAGCAACTGCGGTGCCTGCACGGTCCACCTCGACGGCCGCAGCGTGAAGTCCTGCAACGTGCTCGCGGTGCAGGCCGACGGCTCCGAGGTGACGACGATCGAGGGGCTGGCGACGAACGGGCGCCTGCACCCGGTCCAGGAGGCCTTCCGCGAGTGCCACGGCCTGCAGTGCGGCTACTGCACGCCCGGAATGATCATGCAGTCGGTGGACCTGCTGCGTGAGAACCCGAACCCCACCGAGGAGGACATCCGCCTCGGGCTGGAGGGCAACCTCTGCCGCTGCACCGGTTACCACAACATCGTGAAGGCCGTGCAGTACGCGGCGGACAACGGCGGTGGTGACAAGTGA
- a CDS encoding helix-turn-helix domain-containing protein — protein sequence MADDLQARRVEAMCAWTMFTEHGDVAAEVRPEILLSWGRSQQAQVSTEVESAPMTDESETDAVWQDTPLQAAVESVESELRRTAEDGDLVIAVTDADTRILWTYGGRVMRNKAEQVAFVRGARWDDESVGTNALDLANRMDAPSMVFSAEHYARTIADWVCWAAPVHDPVTGRRLGVLDLSTSWDRTHPIGLATARVMARLIETAIPYSVSHPTAQPETDDPGLVMTLLGTAETRLDGYRLLLNRRQTEVLALLALHPEGLSLEQLHAMVYGDQAVTFSTLKSEVSHLRRALGGQLASRPYRLLMPAATDVQHVLSLIRAGHVSAAVDAYGGDLLPGTNSPALSELADYVAVALREALLADPRPDAVLRYSEELAPYDQEVVDACLHRLEPPHPAIPLLKARQAVASR from the coding sequence ATGGCAGACGACCTGCAGGCGCGCCGGGTGGAAGCCATGTGCGCATGGACGATGTTCACCGAGCACGGTGACGTCGCGGCCGAAGTGCGCCCGGAGATCCTGCTGAGCTGGGGTCGCTCGCAGCAGGCCCAGGTCTCCACCGAGGTCGAGTCCGCGCCGATGACCGACGAGTCCGAGACCGACGCGGTCTGGCAGGACACGCCGCTGCAGGCCGCGGTCGAGTCGGTCGAGTCGGAGCTGCGCCGCACCGCCGAGGACGGCGACCTGGTGATCGCGGTGACCGACGCCGACACCCGCATCCTGTGGACCTACGGTGGCCGGGTCATGCGCAACAAGGCCGAGCAGGTGGCGTTCGTCCGCGGCGCCCGCTGGGACGACGAGTCGGTCGGCACCAACGCGCTCGACCTGGCCAACCGCATGGACGCGCCGTCGATGGTGTTCAGCGCCGAGCACTACGCGCGCACGATCGCCGACTGGGTGTGCTGGGCGGCGCCGGTGCACGACCCGGTCACCGGCCGCCGGCTCGGGGTGCTCGACCTCTCGACGAGCTGGGACCGCACGCACCCGATCGGGCTGGCCACCGCGCGGGTGATGGCCCGGCTGATCGAGACCGCCATCCCGTACTCGGTGTCGCACCCGACCGCGCAGCCCGAGACCGACGATCCCGGCCTGGTCATGACCCTGCTCGGCACGGCCGAGACCCGGCTCGACGGCTACCGGCTCCTGCTCAACCGCCGCCAGACCGAGGTGCTCGCGCTGCTGGCCCTGCACCCCGAGGGGCTCTCGCTCGAACAGCTGCACGCGATGGTCTACGGCGACCAGGCCGTCACGTTCTCGACGCTGAAGTCCGAGGTCAGCCACCTGCGCCGGGCGCTCGGCGGCCAGCTGGCGTCCCGGCCGTACCGGCTGCTCATGCCGGCCGCGACCGACGTCCAGCACGTGCTCTCGCTGATCCGCGCCGGCCACGTCTCGGCCGCCGTCGACGCGTACGGAGGAGACCTGCTGCCGGGGACGAACTCCCCGGCGCTCTCCGAGCTCGCCGACTACGTCGCGGTCGCGTTGCGCGAGGCCCTGCTCGCCGATCCGCGCCCCGACGCCGTGCTGCGCTACAGCGAGGAGCTCGCGCCCTACGACCAGGAGGTCGTCGACGCGTGCCTGCACCGGCTCGAGCCGCCGCACCCGGCGATTCCGCTGCTCAAGGCGCGGCAGGCGGTCGCGAGCCGGTAG